Part of the Salmo trutta chromosome 5, fSalTru1.1, whole genome shotgun sequence genome is shown below.
AGTAACACTGACACAACTTACCTCCACTTtcagtcttagtttcatcagctgttataCAGAAGACAGAAACTGAATTGACTGCACAGGGCTTTTAAACAAGTAGCGCAATTTCAATATTTAGCCAGGAAGTACCTAGGTTacatctgaaatggaaccctattccgtataaactacttctgaccagggcccatatgggacGCAACCCAAGATTCCGGCATGCATGTGCTGCAATGTTATGTCCACATTACAATCTGTTACCTGTGTCCAGATGCTACATTACGACCCATGACCCCCTGTGAGCGTGCTAGATATGCCGCGACACATGGCCCAATTGGAGCCTACATCCCCACGTGTGACGCCGCTGGACGATACACCCCTAAGCAATGTTCGGGCTCTACAGGTTAACAcggacgcacatacacacacactaaattctCCAATTCAGTTGAATGTTACAATATTTACTGTATGTGCAACATGTCTATTTCTGGTAGGTTACTGTTGGTGTGTGACCACT
Proteins encoded:
- the LOC115194845 gene encoding equistatin-like isoform X1, which translates into the protein MAILTIILLVSTAFALGDATLRPMTPCERARYAATHGPIGAYIPTCDAAGRYTPKQCSGSTGYCWCVTTTGQKIQGTETPPGTAINC
- the LOC115194845 gene encoding equistatin-like isoform X2 is translated as MAILTIILFVSTAFALGDATLRPMTPCERARYAATHGPIGAYIPTCDAAGRYTPKQCSGSTGYCWCVTTTGQKIQGTETPPGTAINC